Proteins encoded within one genomic window of Camelina sativa cultivar DH55 chromosome 19, Cs, whole genome shotgun sequence:
- the LOC104764755 gene encoding shugoshin-1 has product MMVLEPPMNSARRRKLADITNLQNQNELMNQGPKQQQQACILLSSKENAENLQKENVRLMKVVVERDGVKSELQKLRISFQKVKEQNLLLAQANTRMLAESNTSKDQLKILQHELGCKNGLVRARNILLKEQTLPCTRHASKVKPIEADHENVSESSNTNSFQINEKPNNKRIISGRTNPAALDILGRLGETCQTGDNIDNKKLVSDGNSAADKTEFVLDAENHIYDNVQSKRCCAGRQSAIYKIETGQSGKLQRVVDVKEIKEDARFPLRRRSARLKSQEPDPSESFHESIETARRRRSTVFDIQELGVVQNLNGLHEDQEITAKAGCSPRRQSIKCRPAAGEPHDTKEITGVFLRRRSARFNVQELGVTENLNGLHDDQAISANAGCSASEQSTGSKPEAVQKHDMTETTGKSRVSSRRQSANVKTQRHIKETADPPLHDDIVDESSPISCTVSMEVKGESKNKPAGDESEEMRKTTVGRPTRKAADNIKSYKEPSLRDKMRGGF; this is encoded by the exons ATGATGGTTCTGGAACCTCCAATGAACAGTGCACGAAGAAGAAAATTGGCAGATATTACTAATCTGCAGAATCAGAACGAACTAATGAATCAGGGACcgaagcagcagcaacaagctTGTATATTACTCTCTTCCAAAGAAAACGCTGAAAATCTTCAAAAG GAAAACGTGAGACTGATGAAAGTCGTCGTGGAGAGAGA TGGAGTCAAAAGTGAGCTGCAGAAACTAAGGATTAGCTTTCAGAAGGTTAAAGAACAGAATTTGCTTCTTGCCCAGGCAAACACTCGTATGTTGGCG GAGTCCAATACAAGCAAAGACCAA CTGAAGATACTTCAGCACGAACTTGGTTGCAAGAATGGGTTAGTCAGGGCCAGGAATATACTGCTTAAG GAGCAAACTCTTCCATGTACACGTCATGCATCAAAGGTCAAG CCAATTGAAGCTGATCATGAGAATG TTTCGGAGAGCTCCAACACTAACTCATTCCAAATAAATGAGAAACCCAACAATAAAAG GATAATTTCTGGAAGGACGAATCCCGCAGCATTAGATATTCTTGGTAGACTGGGAGAGACATGTCAGACGGGAGACAACATTGACAACAAGAAGTTGGTCTCTGATGGTAACAGTGCCGCTGATAAAACGGAGTTTGTCCTTGATGCTGAAAACCATATATACGACAATGTCCAAAGCAAGAG GTGTTGCGCAGGAAGGCAGTCCGCcatttataaaatagaaaccGGCCAATCTGGAAAATTGCAAAGAGTGGTTGACGTCAAAGAAATTAAGGAGGATGCAAG GTTCCCTTTGAGAAGACGTTCTGCCCGGTTAAAATCTCAAGAACCTGATCCATCTGAAAGCTTCCATGAGTCAATAGAGACAGCCAGGAGAAGGAG GTCTACGGTGTTTGATATCCAAGAGCTGGGCGTTGTTCAAAACTTGAATGGTTTACATGAAGATCAAGAGATTACTGCAAAGGCCGG ATGCTCTCCAAGAAGACAGTCTATCAAGTGTAGACCTGCAGCAGGAGAGCCACATGACACGAAAGAGATAACCGG GGTGTTTTTGAGAAGGCGGTCTGCGAGGTTTAATGTCCAAGAGCTGGGTGTGACGGAGAACTTGAATGGGTTACATGATGATCAAGCGATTTCTGCAAATGCGGG ATGCTCTGCAAGCGAACAGTCTACGGGGTCTAAACCTGAAGCAGTCCAAAAACATGACATGACAGAGACAACTGGGAAAAGCAG AGTCTCTTCAAGAAGACAATCTGCAAACGTTAAAACTCAAAGACACATCAAAGAAACCGCAGATCCGCCTTTGCATGATGACATTGTTGATGAGTCTAGTCCGATATCGTGTACAGTTTCAATGGAGGTTAAGGGAGAATCAAAGAACAAACCAGCAGGCGATGAATCAGAGGAGATGAGAAAAACAACAGTTGGACGACCTACAAGGAAAGCTGCTGATAATATCAAATCGTACAAGGAACCCTCACTTAGGGACAAGATGCGAGGGGGATTCTAA